The sequence below is a genomic window from Candidatus Thiodiazotropha endoloripes.
TGATCGGCACGAACACCGCTGCAGCGGCCAGAGTACCAAAGATGGCAATCACATTTTCCAGGCATTTCGGCAGATAGATCGCTACACGATCCGAGGGCTCGATGCCGATTGTCTGCAGTGAACCTGCAAACAGCCGAAGCTGACTCTCCAGTTGTATATAATTGAGCAGCGAGGACTTATACTGCAGCGCTGGCTGTTCCGGCCTGTCGATGGCAGACTCAAATATCAGCTCGTGTAGTAGTGCAGCCATTGCCTGAAATGTGCCTCCTTATATCCGCTTACTGACGCATCCTATCGAAAACCGATAAGGGCCTGTCTATCGGTTTTGGAACCATCTCCAAAGCCTCCGTTAATCCGGCAATGAATTCAATTTCAGCCGGATAGTGCCCGCCTCTTCATGCTTTCGGGCCAATCAATTCGAGAACCAGATCCGCTGCCCTGTCAGCCGCATTCTGCCGTAGGTGCAGGTGGATCTGCTGATAACGCTTGGCAATTTCCTCACGCTGCTGCGAATCATCCAACAGATCGATGATCGCCTGCCCCATCAGTTCCGCCTGGCAGGCCTCTTGCAGAAACTCCGGCGCCAGCATCTTCTCAGAAAGCAGATTGGCTATCGCCACATAGGGCGTCTTCAGCAGCTTGAACCGACGGATCAACCAGGCTGTAAGCGGTGACAATCTGTAGGCAACGACCATCGGCTTCTTCAGTAACAGTGTCTCAAGCGTAGCGGTACCGGAAGCGGTCAAAACCAGATCTGCGGCGCCGATCGCCAGCCTGGATTCACCGTCAAGCAGTTTCACATCCACACTCGGCGTTTGCTTTGCCAAGGCAGCCTGAAACGCCTGCTTGATTGTCTCGTTCACCATCGGTGCGACAAACTGCAGTTCAGGTTTTTGCCGCTTCAACCAGCAAGCCGTTTCTGCAAAAGGTTCAGCCAACCGACTCACTTCACTCATCCGACTGCCAGGAAGCAGTGCAACCACCGGCTGCTCGGGCACCAATCCCAGTTCACTTCTGAGCTCAACTGGATCCGCCGGCTGCAGAGGTATCTGATCAGCAAGCGGATGACCAACATAGGCAGCAGGCACCTGATGCTGCTGCAGAAAATCAACCTCAAAATCGAAGATACACAACATTAAGTCGACCGCTTGACGCAATTTTTTAACCCGCCCCTGTCGCCAGGCCCAAACAGTGGGGCTCACCCAGTGGGCGGTTTTGATGCCCGACTGCTTGAGTCGGGTCTCCAGCGCGAGATTGAAATCCGGTGCATCCACACCAACTACCAGGTCCGGGGGGTCATTGAGAAAGTGTCTGATCAGTTGTCGACGGGTTTTCAGTAATCCGGGCAGATGACCGATCACCTCGAACAGCCCCATCACCGGATCCATGCTGGCCAGGGAACGGCAACCGGCCGCCTCCATCAGTGGGCCGGTCATACCTTCAAAAACCATCTCTGGCGACCGCTCCCGTAAGGCTTGGATCAAGGCTGCTGCCAGCTGATCACCAGAGACCTCATTCGCGATGATGCCGACACGTATTGCTTTTGGCTGGTTTGTGGATTGCATCAGAGGGTGCTCTGAAGGCAGAGTCGAGCGAAGTTTATCGCAGAATGCCTCTGCCGCTATGGGAGAGGAAATCAACGAGAATCTTCAGTTCAGGAGTCTCCGTGGCCAGGCTTTCGATCTCCTCACGTGCTGCATCCAGACGCTGTCCTGAATGATAGATAATTTTGTAAGCCCGCTTGATCTGCTGGATGACATCCTTACTGAAACCTCTTCGGCTCAACCCCTCACGATTGATACCATGGGGCTTGGTCGGCTGGCCAGCTGCCATCATGTAGGGAGGAAGATCCATATTGATCGCAGAGCCCATTCCGGAAAAGCTGTGGGCGCCGATACGACAGAATTGATGTACCTTGGTAAAGCCTCCCAGAATGGCATGATCGTCAATAATCACATGGCCTCCCAGTGAAGCCGCATTGGCCATGATTACATGATCACCCAAGACACAGTCGTGGGCTACATGGATATAGGCCATCATCAGATTATCGTTGCCGATGCGGGTGACGCCTTGATCCTGAACCGTGCCTCGATGCAGGGTGGCAAACTCCCGAATCACATTCCGATCGCCGATCTCCAGTGAAGTCGGTTCTCCCGCATATTTCTTATCCTGGGGATCTTCACCGACTGAGGCAAACTGGTAGATGCGGTTGTCCCTGCCGATGCGGGCCGGCCCATTGACAACCACATGGGGACCAATCACCGTACCGGCGCCGATACTCACATCAGCACCAATGATCGAGAAGGGTCCGACGGTGACCCCCTCATCCAGTTCCGCCTGTGGATCTATAACTGCGCGTGAGTCGATCAGTTGCCTATCTCCCTGGCAGTACACATGATCTCTGCAGTGGCCACAGTGCGGCCATCCACAGTCGCTGAACAGGTAAAGAAACCGATGCCCCGCTTGAGTTTGTTCTGCTGCACATCGATGATCAGTTGATCACCAGGCTCTACCTGCTGCTTGAAGCGTGCTTTATCGATACCGACAAACAGATAGATGGTGGTCTCATTCACCGTTTCCGGATTGGACTCCATCGCCAACAGGCCTGTCGCCTGGGCCATCGCCTCAACGATCAGCACACCGGGCATCACCGGTTGAATCGGAAAATGTCCATTGAAAAAGGGTTCGTTGTAGGTGACATTCTTCAACGCCTGCAAACGGGTATTTTTCTCATACTCGGTGACCCGATCGATCAGCAGAAAGGGGTAACGGTGCGGCAGCAGGCTCAGCACCTTATTGATGTCCATCGCTATCAAACTACCCTCCCATGACTCAAACTTTTCATTTGAATGACTCTCCAGTGAGAGATTTCACCTTTTTTTTCAACAATTTCAGATCTTTAGCCATATCATCAAGGCGTCTGAGCCTGGCGATCAACTTTCGCCAAGCACTATTCTCCATCGCGGGAAGATTACCGCTGTAATAGCCTGCCTTGGGAAATGAACGAGAAACCAGGGCCGC
It includes:
- the fabZ gene encoding 3-hydroxyacyl-ACP dehydratase FabZ, whose translation is MDINKVLSLLPHRYPFLLIDRVTEYEKNTRLQALKNVTYNEPFFNGHFPIQPVMPGVLIVEAMAQATGLLAMESNPETVNETTIYLFVGIDKARFKQQVEPGDQLIIDVQQNKLKRGIGFFTCSATVDGRTVATAEIMCTAREIGN
- the lpxB gene encoding lipid-A-disaccharide synthase produces the protein MQSTNQPKAIRVGIIANEVSGDQLAAALIQALRERSPEMVFEGMTGPLMEAAGCRSLASMDPVMGLFEVIGHLPGLLKTRRQLIRHFLNDPPDLVVGVDAPDFNLALETRLKQSGIKTAHWVSPTVWAWRQGRVKKLRQAVDLMLCIFDFEVDFLQQHQVPAAYVGHPLADQIPLQPADPVELRSELGLVPEQPVVALLPGSRMSEVSRLAEPFAETACWLKRQKPELQFVAPMVNETIKQAFQAALAKQTPSVDVKLLDGESRLAIGAADLVLTASGTATLETLLLKKPMVVAYRLSPLTAWLIRRFKLLKTPYVAIANLLSEKMLAPEFLQEACQAELMGQAIIDLLDDSQQREEIAKRYQQIHLHLRQNAADRAADLVLELIGPKA
- the lpxA gene encoding acyl-ACP--UDP-N-acetylglucosamine O-acyltransferase, which codes for MYCQGDRQLIDSRAVIDPQAELDEGVTVGPFSIIGADVSIGAGTVIGPHVVVNGPARIGRDNRIYQFASVGEDPQDKKYAGEPTSLEIGDRNVIREFATLHRGTVQDQGVTRIGNDNLMMAYIHVAHDCVLGDHVIMANAASLGGHVIIDDHAILGGFTKVHQFCRIGAHSFSGMGSAINMDLPPYMMAAGQPTKPHGINREGLSRRGFSKDVIQQIKRAYKIIYHSGQRLDAAREEIESLATETPELKILVDFLSHSGRGILR